One Candidatus Eisenbacteria bacterium genomic region harbors:
- a CDS encoding EVE domain-containing protein, with amino-acid sequence MAAFLVKTEPSTYSFADLQREKRAVWDGVSNPVALRHLSTIRKGDTVIVYHTGDEKQAVGLATAVSDPYPDPKLKDPKRPVVDLAPGQPLPRPVTLAQVKADAVLKGNDLARLPRLSVIPFSEAQFERLLKLAGA; translated from the coding sequence ATGGCAGCCTTCCTCGTCAAGACCGAACCGTCCACCTACTCGTTCGCCGATCTGCAGCGCGAGAAGCGCGCGGTCTGGGATGGGGTCTCGAATCCGGTCGCCCTCCGGCATCTATCCACGATTCGCAAGGGGGACACGGTGATCGTCTATCACACCGGCGACGAGAAGCAGGCGGTGGGCCTCGCCACGGCGGTCTCGGATCCTTATCCCGATCCCAAGCTCAAGGACCCCAAGCGTCCCGTGGTCGACCTGGCTCCCGGCCAGCCTCTTCCCCGGCCGGTCACGCTCGCGCAGGTCAAGGCCGATGCCGTGCTCAAGGGCAACGATCTCGCCCGGCTCCCCCGTCTGTCCGTGATTCCGTTCAGCGAGGCGCAATTCGAGCGGTTGCTGAAGCTCGCGGGGGCCTGA
- the ligA gene encoding NAD-dependent DNA ligase LigA produces the protein MSKAEAEKRIHQLAREIHQHDHRYYALDKPTISDAQYDRLMRELAELEAQYPDLVLLDSPTQRVGGGMRAAFKKVAHEAPMLSLDSLMSVEEVREFDARVRKALEIDEVAYQVEPKFDGLSVELVYQDGRLRTGSTRGDGEVGEDVTENLRTIRAIPLRLSEEGPEEGLRGTLAVRGEALIPIPEFEAFNKGLIEKNEEPFANARNAAAGTVRQLDPRITASRKLDFYAYDVLRGEHAVFKTQGEMLEALRGWGFHVEKSIRSKQSLEQVLAYHQALAERREKLEFEVDGVVIKVDRRDWQELLGVRSRSPRWAVAFKFPPREEITTVADIVVQVGRTGKLTPVAQLRPVDVSGVTVSRATLHNQDEVDRKDVRVGDTVRIRRAGDVIPEVVEVLKEHRPRGAEPFQMPRHCPVCKARVDRVGAYHLCTNGLACPAQLHGHLVHFAWVVDIVGLGEKTVKQLLDLGLVKDLADIYRLTPIDLAGLEGFAEKSIEKLITAIENSKRPRLDRFLSALGIEHVGETVARLLADHFGSLEPMLDATEEDLQKIRGIGPEVAESVRRFFQSPRNRRVLERLQQAGVRPVAEKKAKGPQPLAGQVMVFTGGLERFSRPEAQRKAEAAGALIASGISKKVTLVVAGPGAGSKLDEARKLKIPVIDEAQFLTRIGEG, from the coding sequence GTGAGCAAAGCGGAAGCCGAAAAGCGCATCCATCAGCTCGCGCGCGAGATCCATCAGCACGATCACCGCTACTACGCGCTCGACAAGCCCACCATCTCGGACGCCCAGTACGACCGGCTGATGCGCGAGCTCGCCGAGCTCGAAGCGCAGTATCCCGACCTGGTCCTCTTAGACTCCCCCACCCAGCGCGTGGGCGGCGGCATGCGCGCGGCGTTCAAGAAGGTGGCCCACGAAGCGCCGATGCTCTCGCTGGATTCGCTGATGAGCGTGGAGGAGGTGCGCGAGTTCGACGCCCGCGTCCGCAAGGCGCTGGAGATCGATGAGGTCGCGTATCAAGTCGAGCCGAAGTTCGACGGGCTCTCGGTCGAGCTGGTCTACCAGGACGGGCGGCTGCGCACCGGCTCCACGCGTGGCGACGGCGAAGTCGGCGAGGACGTGACCGAGAACCTGAGGACCATCCGCGCCATTCCGCTGCGCCTCTCCGAGGAAGGTCCCGAGGAAGGCCTTCGCGGCACGCTTGCGGTCCGCGGCGAAGCGCTGATCCCGATCCCCGAGTTCGAGGCTTTTAACAAGGGGCTGATCGAGAAGAACGAGGAGCCCTTCGCCAACGCGCGCAACGCCGCCGCGGGGACGGTGCGCCAGCTCGATCCGCGCATCACGGCGTCGCGCAAGCTCGACTTCTACGCTTACGACGTGCTGCGCGGCGAGCATGCGGTGTTCAAGACCCAGGGCGAGATGCTCGAGGCGCTGCGCGGGTGGGGCTTTCACGTCGAGAAGAGCATTCGCTCCAAGCAGAGTCTCGAGCAGGTTCTCGCCTACCACCAGGCACTCGCCGAGCGACGCGAGAAGCTGGAGTTCGAGGTGGACGGCGTGGTGATCAAGGTGGACCGGCGCGACTGGCAGGAGCTGCTCGGCGTGCGCTCACGCAGTCCGCGCTGGGCAGTGGCCTTCAAGTTCCCGCCACGCGAGGAGATCACGACCGTGGCGGACATCGTGGTGCAGGTCGGACGCACCGGGAAGCTCACGCCGGTGGCGCAGCTGCGACCGGTCGACGTCTCGGGCGTCACCGTGAGCCGGGCCACGCTCCACAACCAGGATGAGGTGGACCGCAAGGACGTGCGCGTCGGCGACACGGTGCGCATCCGGCGCGCGGGCGACGTCATTCCCGAAGTGGTCGAGGTGCTCAAGGAGCACCGCCCGCGTGGCGCCGAGCCCTTCCAGATGCCGCGCCACTGCCCGGTATGCAAGGCGCGCGTCGACCGCGTCGGCGCGTATCACCTGTGCACCAACGGCCTCGCCTGCCCCGCGCAGCTCCACGGACATCTGGTCCACTTCGCGTGGGTGGTGGACATCGTGGGGCTCGGGGAGAAGACGGTGAAGCAGCTGCTCGACCTCGGGCTGGTCAAGGACCTCGCCGACATCTACAGGCTCACGCCCATCGACCTCGCGGGCCTCGAAGGCTTCGCCGAGAAGTCGATCGAAAAGCTCATCACCGCGATCGAGAACAGCAAGCGGCCCCGCCTCGATCGCTTCCTCTCGGCACTCGGCATCGAGCACGTCGGCGAGACCGTGGCCCGGCTCCTCGCCGATCACTTCGGATCCCTCGAGCCGATGCTCGACGCCACCGAGGAGGATCTGCAGAAGATCCGTGGCATCGGCCCCGAGGTGGCGGAATCGGTGCGGCGCTTCTTCCAGAGCCCGCGCAATCGCCGCGTGCTCGAGCGCCTCCAGCAGGCCGGCGTGCGGCCGGTCGCGGAGAAGAAGGCCAAAGGCCCTCAGCCGCTCGCCGGGCAGGTCATGGTGTTCACCGGAGGGCTCGAGCGCTTCTCTCGACCCGAAGCGCAGCGCAAGGCCGAAGCCGCCGGCGCTCTGATCGCCTCCGGCATCAGCAAGAAAGTCACGCTGGTCGTGGCCGGGCCCGGCGCGGGATCGAAGCTCGACGAGGCCCGGAAGCTCAAGATT